A genomic stretch from Enterobacter oligotrophicus includes:
- the dacA gene encoding D-alanyl-D-alanine carboxypeptidase DacA yields the protein MKTTFSARFVQRMALTTALCAAAFSAAHADDLNIKTMIPGVPQIDAESYILIDYNSGKVLAEQNADARRDPASLTKMMTSYVIGQAMKAGKFKETDLVTIGNDAWATGNPVFKGSSLMFLKPGMQVPVSQLIRGINLQSGNDACVAMADFAAGSQDAFVGLMNSYVSALGLKNSHFQTVHGLDAEGQYSSARDMALIGQALIRDVPNEYSIYKEKEFTFNGIRQTNRNGLLWDNSLNVDGIKTGHTDKAGYNLVASATEGQMRLISAVMGGRTFKGRETESKKLLTWGFRFFETVNPLKAGKEFASEPVWFGDNDRASLGVDKDLYLTIPRGRMKDLKASYVLNTTELHAPLQKNQVVGTINFQLDGKTIDQRPLVVLEEIPEGNFFGKIIDYIKLMFHHWFG from the coding sequence ATGAAGACCACTTTTTCTGCTCGTTTTGTGCAGCGCATGGCGCTGACCACGGCCCTTTGCGCAGCGGCTTTTTCTGCAGCTCACGCGGATGACCTGAACATCAAGACCATGATCCCTGGCGTTCCGCAGATCGACGCGGAATCCTACATCCTGATCGACTACAACTCTGGCAAGGTTCTGGCAGAACAGAATGCCGATGCCCGTCGCGATCCGGCCAGCCTGACCAAAATGATGACCAGCTACGTTATCGGCCAGGCCATGAAGGCAGGTAAATTCAAAGAGACCGATCTGGTGACCATCGGCAACGATGCGTGGGCAACCGGTAACCCGGTGTTTAAAGGTTCATCCCTGATGTTCCTGAAGCCTGGCATGCAGGTTCCTGTTTCCCAGCTGATTCGCGGTATCAACCTGCAATCCGGTAACGATGCCTGCGTGGCGATGGCCGATTTCGCGGCTGGCAGCCAGGATGCCTTCGTGGGCCTGATGAACAGCTATGTATCTGCGCTGGGTCTGAAAAACAGCCACTTCCAGACCGTCCACGGCCTGGATGCGGAAGGTCAATACAGCTCCGCACGTGACATGGCACTGATTGGCCAGGCGCTGATCCGTGACGTGCCGAACGAATACTCTATTTATAAAGAGAAAGAGTTCACCTTCAACGGCATTCGTCAGACCAACCGTAACGGCCTGCTGTGGGATAACAGCCTGAACGTAGACGGCATCAAGACCGGACACACTGACAAAGCCGGTTATAACCTGGTGGCTTCCGCGACAGAAGGCCAGATGCGTCTGATCTCTGCGGTAATGGGCGGTCGCACCTTTAAAGGCCGTGAAACAGAAAGTAAAAAACTGCTGACCTGGGGCTTCCGTTTCTTCGAAACCGTGAACCCGCTGAAAGCAGGTAAAGAGTTTGCCTCTGAGCCAGTCTGGTTTGGTGACAACGACCGTGCTTCGCTGGGCGTGGATAAAGATCTGTATCTGACCATTCCTCGTGGCCGCATGAAAGATCTGAAAGCGAGCTATGTGCTGAATACCACTGAACTGCATGCACCGCTGCAGAAAAATCAGGTTGTCGGCACCATTAACTTCCAGCTCGATGGTAAAACGATCGATCAGCGTCCACTCGTGGTGCTGGAAGAAATTCCGGAAGGCAATTTCTTCGGCAAAATCATTGATTACATTAAATTGATGTTCCATCACTGGTTTGGCTAA
- the crcB gene encoding fluoride efflux transporter CrcB, translating into MLQLLLAVFIGGGTGSVARWFLSMRFNPLHQAIPMGTLAANLIGAFIIGMGLAWFNRMTHIDPVWKVLITTGFCGGLTTFSTFSAEVVFLFQEGRPGWALTNIAVNMLGSFAMTGIAFWLFSSASPQ; encoded by the coding sequence GTGTTACAACTCCTTTTAGCCGTTTTTATTGGTGGCGGAACGGGTAGCGTTGCGCGGTGGTTCTTGAGTATGCGGTTTAATCCCCTGCATCAGGCCATTCCGATGGGAACCCTGGCCGCGAACCTGATTGGCGCATTTATCATTGGAATGGGGCTGGCCTGGTTTAATCGTATGACCCATATCGATCCTGTATGGAAGGTATTGATCACAACCGGCTTCTGCGGTGGCTTAACAACGTTTTCCACCTTTTCTGCAGAGGTGGTGTTTCTCTTCCAGGAAGGCCGTCCTGGCTGGGCACTGACCAACATTGCCGTCAACATGCTCGGCTCATTTGCGATGACAGGGATCGCATTTTGGCTCTTTTCCTCAGCCAGCCCGCAATAA
- the pagP gene encoding lipid IV(A) palmitoyltransferase PagP — protein MVSSAPNTKNGNCIVIVRNKFFLILVFISGLLTFSSVANAEGSATGKGWFSTFTDNVAETWKEPEHYDLYIPAITWHARFAYDKEKTDRYNERPWGAGFGQSRWDEQGNWHGLYLMAFKDSYNKWEPIGGYGWEKTWRPLTDDNFRLGLGYTAGFTARDNWKYIPVPVLLPLASIGYGPATFQMTYIPGTYNNGNVYFAWMRFQF, from the coding sequence GTGGTAAGCTCTGCTCCGAATACAAAGAATGGTAATTGCATTGTGATTGTACGTAATAAATTTTTCCTGATTTTAGTGTTTATTTCTGGGCTGTTAACGTTCTCTTCTGTGGCAAATGCAGAGGGCAGCGCGACAGGGAAAGGCTGGTTCTCCACGTTTACGGATAACGTCGCGGAAACCTGGAAGGAACCAGAACATTACGATCTCTATATCCCGGCGATAACGTGGCACGCACGTTTTGCGTATGACAAAGAAAAAACAGACCGCTACAACGAGCGCCCCTGGGGGGCGGGTTTTGGTCAGTCCCGCTGGGATGAACAGGGAAACTGGCACGGCCTGTACCTGATGGCGTTTAAAGATTCCTACAACAAATGGGAACCGATTGGCGGCTACGGCTGGGAGAAAACCTGGCGTCCGTTAACGGACGACAACTTCCGTCTTGGCCTGGGGTATACGGCCGGGTTCACCGCCCGTGATAACTGGAAGTACATCCCTGTGCCGGTATTACTTCCTCTGGCGTCGATTGGCTATGGTCCTGCTACGTTCCAGATGACCTATATCCCTGGTACTTATAACAACGGTAACGTTTACTTCGCCTGGATGCGTTTTCAGTTTTGA
- the lipA gene encoding lipoyl synthase, which translates to MSKPIVMERGVKYRDADKMALIPVKNVATEREALLRKPEWMKIKLPADSSRIQGIKAAMRKNGLHSVCEEASCPNLAECFNHGTATFMILGAICTRRCPFCDVAHGRPVAPDANEPQKLAQTIADMALRYVVITSVDRDDLRDGGAQHFADCITAIREKSPSIKIETLVPDFRGRMDRALDILTATPPDVFNHNLENVPRIYRQVRPGADYNWSLKLLERFKEAHPHIPTKSGLMVGLGETNAEIIEVMRDLRRHGVTMLTLGQYLQPSRHHLPVQRYVSPDEFDEMKAEAMAMGFTHAACGPFVRSSYHADMQAKGEEVK; encoded by the coding sequence ATGAGTAAACCCATTGTGATGGAACGCGGTGTTAAATACCGCGATGCCGATAAAATGGCCCTTATCCCGGTTAAAAACGTGGCTACAGAGCGCGAGGCGCTGTTAAGAAAACCGGAATGGATGAAAATCAAACTTCCGGCCGACTCTTCGCGTATCCAGGGGATCAAAGCGGCGATGCGCAAAAATGGCCTCCACTCTGTCTGTGAAGAGGCCTCCTGCCCCAACCTTGCTGAATGTTTCAATCACGGCACCGCGACATTTATGATTCTGGGTGCAATCTGTACCCGTCGCTGCCCATTCTGCGACGTTGCTCATGGTCGCCCGGTTGCGCCTGACGCCAACGAACCGCAAAAACTGGCGCAGACTATCGCCGATATGGCGCTGCGCTATGTGGTGATTACCTCCGTCGACCGTGACGACCTGCGCGATGGCGGTGCACAGCACTTTGCTGACTGCATTACCGCTATCCGTGAAAAAAGCCCAAGCATCAAGATCGAGACGCTGGTCCCGGACTTCCGCGGACGTATGGATCGCGCGCTGGATATTCTCACCGCGACCCCGCCAGACGTGTTCAACCACAACCTGGAGAACGTGCCGCGCATTTATCGCCAGGTGCGTCCGGGTGCCGACTATAACTGGTCCCTGAAGCTGCTGGAGCGCTTTAAAGAAGCACATCCACATATCCCGACCAAGTCTGGCCTGATGGTTGGCCTCGGGGAAACCAACGCTGAGATCATTGAAGTAATGCGCGACCTGCGTCGCCACGGCGTGACCATGCTGACGCTGGGCCAGTATCTGCAGCCAAGCCGCCATCACCTGCCGGTTCAACGCTACGTTAGCCCGGATGAGTTCGACGAGATGAAAGCGGAAGCGATGGCGATGGGCTTTACCCACGCGGCTTGCGGTCCATTTGTTCGTTCTTCTTATCACGCCGATATGCAGGCGAAAGGCGAAGAAGTGAAATAA
- a CDS encoding deaminated glutathione amidase, whose product MYVAVGQFAVTPDWKENAQKCVSLMAQAQQKGASLLVLPEALLARDDNDPDLSVKSAQALEGEFLRLLLAESAGNQLTTILTVHVPSTPGRAVNTLVAIREGAIIASYAKLHLYDAFSIQESRLVDPGECVPPLLNIEGFNIGLMTCYDIRFPELALHLALQGADILVLPAAWVKGPLKEHHWSTLLAARALDTTCYLVAAGECGNKNIGQSRVVDPLGVTIAAAAETPALLLTEIISERIALARRQLPVLRNRRFAPPQLL is encoded by the coding sequence ATGTATGTTGCGGTAGGGCAGTTTGCAGTGACGCCAGACTGGAAAGAAAACGCGCAAAAATGTGTCTCCCTGATGGCACAGGCGCAGCAAAAGGGGGCATCGTTACTGGTGCTTCCTGAGGCGTTACTGGCACGCGATGACAACGACCCTGATCTGTCGGTAAAGTCTGCGCAGGCGCTTGAGGGGGAGTTTTTACGATTGCTGCTGGCCGAAAGCGCTGGCAATCAACTGACAACCATTTTAACCGTGCATGTCCCTTCTACACCGGGCCGGGCGGTGAATACGCTGGTGGCGATACGTGAAGGCGCTATTATTGCAAGCTATGCCAAACTCCATCTCTACGATGCGTTTAGCATTCAGGAGTCGCGGCTTGTTGATCCGGGGGAGTGTGTTCCGCCGCTGCTCAACATTGAGGGTTTCAACATTGGTCTGATGACGTGCTATGACATCCGATTTCCTGAGCTGGCATTACACCTGGCGCTGCAAGGGGCTGATATTCTGGTTTTGCCCGCTGCATGGGTAAAGGGACCGTTAAAAGAGCATCACTGGAGTACGCTACTGGCAGCGCGTGCGCTGGATACCACCTGTTACCTGGTGGCTGCCGGGGAGTGTGGAAACAAGAACATCGGGCAGAGCAGAGTGGTCGACCCGCTGGGCGTAACAATCGCAGCGGCGGCGGAAACGCCCGCGCTTCTGCTGACGGAGATAATTTCAGAGCGGATTGCGCTTGCGCGTCGGCAGTTACCTGTTCTTCGTAACCGTCGGTTTGCGCCACCGCAATTATTGTGA
- the cspE gene encoding transcription antiterminator/RNA stability regulator CspE, with protein sequence MSKIKGNVKWFNESKGFGFITPEDGSKDVFVHFSAIQSNGFKTLAEGQRVEFEITNGAKGPSAANVIAL encoded by the coding sequence ATGTCTAAGATTAAAGGTAACGTTAAGTGGTTTAATGAGTCCAAAGGATTCGGTTTCATTACTCCTGAAGATGGCAGCAAAGATGTGTTCGTACACTTCTCTGCAATCCAGTCTAATGGTTTCAAAACCCTGGCTGAAGGTCAGCGTGTTGAGTTTGAAATCACTAACGGTGCCAAAGGCCCTTCTGCTGCTAACGTAATCGCTCTGTAA
- the lipB gene encoding lipoyl(octanoyl) transferase LipB, whose protein sequence is MYQDKILVRHLGLQPYEPVSQAMHDFTDSRDDTTPDEIWLVEHYPVFTQGQAGKAEHLLMTGDIPVIQSDRGGQVTYHGPGQQVMYVLLNLKRRKLGVRELVTLLEQTVVNTLAEYGIDAHPRADAPGVYVGEMKICSLGLRIRKGCSFHGLALNINMDLTPFLRINPCGYAGMEMTQMRQWVETATPDNIRPVLLNNLLALLNNPPYEYIPA, encoded by the coding sequence TTGTACCAGGATAAAATTCTTGTCCGCCATCTCGGGCTGCAACCTTATGAGCCTGTCTCCCAGGCTATGCATGACTTCACCGATTCACGCGATGACACTACACCTGATGAGATCTGGCTGGTGGAACACTACCCTGTTTTTACCCAGGGCCAGGCGGGAAAAGCTGAGCATCTGTTAATGACGGGTGATATTCCGGTTATTCAGAGCGATCGCGGTGGGCAAGTGACCTATCATGGCCCCGGCCAGCAGGTGATGTATGTACTGCTAAACCTTAAACGCAGAAAGCTGGGTGTGCGTGAACTGGTTACCCTGCTGGAACAGACTGTCGTTAATACCCTTGCTGAATATGGCATAGATGCCCATCCACGTGCTGATGCTCCGGGCGTATATGTCGGGGAAATGAAAATTTGTTCGCTGGGTCTGCGTATTCGTAAAGGCTGTTCATTCCACGGGCTGGCACTTAACATTAATATGGATCTCACGCCATTCCTGCGAATCAATCCGTGCGGCTACGCCGGAATGGAAATGACGCAAATGCGTCAGTGGGTTGAAACCGCCACGCCTGATAATATTCGTCCTGTACTGCTGAACAACTTGTTAGCACTACTTAACAATCCTCCATACGAATATATCCCCGCTTAA
- a CDS encoding efflux RND transporter permease subunit codes for MIAAVIRASLRNRLLVILAALVMAGWGVWAVQRAPLDALPDLSDVQVIVKASYPGKAPQVIEDQVTWPLTTSMLSVPGAKTVRGFSMFGDAYIYVLFEDGTDLYWARSRVLEYLSQVQAQFPAGVKVSLGPDATGVGWIYEYALIDRSGKHSLADLRAIQDWTLKFELKTVPNVSEVASIGGMVRQYQIVADPAKMRALNITHSQLASAVQAANKESGGALLERGEAEYIVRTTGYLRSLDDFRNVVIASRNGIPVLLNDVATIGFGPEIRRGVAELNGEGEVAGGVVVMRYGQNALETIHAVKEKLHALQKTLPQGVEIVPVYDRSTLIEESVKTLSHKLLEEFAVVVVVCALFLFHFRSALVAIVSLPLGILGAFVVMHYQGINANIMSLGGIAIAIGAMVDAAIVMIENMHKVLEQWRHDNPGKNPSSGEYWQLAERAAVEVGPALFCSLLIITLSFIPVFSLEAQEGRMFSPLAFTKTWSMAVAAGLGITLVPVLMGYFIRGKIPDEKANPINRVLIRLYEPLLDKVLTFPKTTLVLAFALLLATFWPLSRLGSEFMPPLDEGDLLYMPSTLPGISAREASRLLQQTDRLIKSVPEVASVFGKAGRAESATDPAPLTMLETTIHFKPRDQWRPGMTPQKLVEELDKTVSVPGIANVWVPPIRNRLDMLATGIKSPVGIKVNGNNIADIERVAQQIEHVVKQVPGVTSALAERLTGGRYVDIRIDRQKAARYGVSVDELQSMVATLVGGDNIGEVIQGRERYPINLRYPRDLRDNVDKLRILPVITANGSQVALGELADIVVTEGPPMLKSENARLSNWIYVDLRGRDLKSAVDEMQKRVAENVVLPQGVSLSWSGQFEYLERATAKLKIVLPVTLMIIFILLWLTFKRIADVLIIMGTLPFALIGGVWLLWLLEYNLSVAGAVGFIALSGVAAEFGVIMVLYLNHALDKYRDREPEGGNAMLMRAIHEGAVLRVRPKVMTVATIMAGLLPVMWGGGSGSEVMQRIAAPMIGGMITAPLLSMLVIPALYKLLHQR; via the coding sequence ATGATTGCGGCAGTGATTCGGGCTTCATTACGCAACCGGCTGCTGGTGATCCTTGCGGCGCTGGTCATGGCGGGCTGGGGCGTGTGGGCGGTACAGCGTGCGCCACTGGACGCGCTTCCTGATTTGTCGGACGTGCAGGTGATCGTCAAGGCGAGCTATCCCGGTAAAGCGCCACAGGTGATTGAAGATCAGGTGACCTGGCCGCTGACAACGTCGATGTTGTCCGTGCCGGGAGCAAAAACCGTGCGTGGTTTTTCTATGTTTGGCGATGCGTATATCTACGTACTTTTTGAAGATGGCACCGATCTCTACTGGGCGCGCTCAAGGGTACTGGAATATTTAAGCCAGGTGCAGGCGCAGTTTCCGGCAGGAGTGAAGGTGTCGCTCGGGCCAGACGCCACGGGCGTAGGCTGGATCTATGAATACGCCCTGATCGACCGCAGCGGCAAACATAGCCTGGCGGATCTGCGCGCCATTCAGGACTGGACGCTGAAGTTTGAGCTTAAGACGGTCCCTAATGTCTCAGAAGTGGCGAGCATCGGCGGGATGGTGCGTCAGTATCAGATCGTGGCCGATCCGGCGAAGATGCGGGCGTTAAATATTACCCATAGCCAGCTCGCCAGTGCTGTTCAGGCCGCAAATAAGGAGAGCGGCGGCGCATTGCTGGAGAGAGGGGAGGCGGAGTATATCGTGCGCACCACGGGCTATTTACGCTCGCTGGATGATTTTCGCAACGTGGTCATCGCCAGCCGCAATGGCATACCTGTTCTGCTCAACGATGTCGCGACCATCGGCTTCGGTCCGGAGATCCGCCGTGGTGTGGCAGAACTGAACGGAGAAGGCGAGGTGGCCGGTGGCGTGGTGGTGATGCGCTACGGACAGAACGCACTGGAGACGATTCATGCGGTGAAAGAGAAGCTGCATGCGCTGCAGAAAACATTGCCACAGGGCGTTGAGATTGTTCCGGTGTATGACCGCTCAACCCTGATCGAGGAGTCGGTTAAAACGCTTTCCCATAAACTCCTTGAAGAGTTTGCCGTTGTGGTGGTGGTTTGCGCGCTGTTCCTGTTTCATTTTCGTTCCGCGCTGGTGGCGATAGTCTCTCTGCCGCTGGGTATCCTGGGTGCCTTCGTCGTGATGCATTATCAGGGTATCAACGCAAACATCATGTCACTCGGCGGAATTGCAATCGCCATCGGGGCGATGGTGGATGCGGCGATCGTGATGATTGAAAACATGCACAAAGTGCTGGAGCAGTGGCGGCATGATAACCCAGGTAAAAATCCGTCTTCCGGTGAATACTGGCAGCTGGCCGAGCGTGCGGCGGTGGAAGTAGGGCCTGCGCTCTTCTGCAGCCTGTTAATCATTACCTTGTCGTTTATTCCTGTGTTCTCGCTTGAAGCGCAGGAAGGGCGAATGTTCTCGCCGCTGGCGTTTACCAAAACCTGGTCGATGGCCGTTGCCGCAGGGCTTGGGATCACGCTGGTTCCCGTTTTGATGGGTTATTTTATTCGCGGGAAAATCCCGGATGAGAAGGCTAACCCGATCAACCGCGTGCTGATCCGCCTGTATGAGCCGCTGCTGGATAAAGTGCTCACTTTTCCGAAAACCACGCTCGTGCTGGCGTTTGCGCTTTTACTCGCGACGTTCTGGCCGTTGAGCCGCCTGGGAAGTGAATTTATGCCCCCGCTGGACGAAGGCGATTTGCTGTATATGCCGTCAACGTTGCCGGGCATTTCTGCCAGGGAGGCATCACGGCTGCTGCAGCAAACCGACAGGCTTATCAAAAGCGTACCGGAAGTCGCCAGCGTGTTTGGTAAAGCCGGACGGGCGGAGTCGGCCACCGATCCTGCGCCATTAACCATGCTGGAAACCACCATTCACTTTAAGCCACGCGACCAGTGGCGGCCGGGAATGACACCCCAAAAACTGGTGGAGGAGCTGGATAAAACGGTCTCAGTGCCAGGAATTGCGAATGTGTGGGTGCCGCCGATCCGTAACCGTCTGGATATGCTGGCAACCGGGATAAAGAGCCCGGTCGGTATTAAGGTGAACGGCAATAATATTGCCGATATTGAGCGGGTAGCTCAGCAGATAGAGCATGTCGTGAAGCAGGTTCCAGGCGTGACGTCGGCGCTGGCAGAGCGCCTGACGGGCGGTCGCTATGTGGATATTCGCATCGACAGACAAAAAGCGGCGCGCTATGGCGTATCTGTCGACGAACTGCAAAGCATGGTCGCCACACTCGTGGGAGGAGATAACATTGGTGAGGTGATCCAGGGGCGCGAACGTTATCCCATCAATCTGCGTTATCCCCGCGATCTGCGCGATAACGTCGACAAGCTGCGGATCTTACCGGTTATTACCGCGAACGGTAGCCAGGTGGCACTGGGTGAACTGGCCGATATCGTCGTGACTGAAGGCCCGCCGATGCTTAAAAGTGAAAACGCGCGACTATCCAACTGGATCTATGTGGATTTGCGCGGACGCGATCTGAAATCTGCCGTGGATGAGATGCAGAAGCGGGTGGCTGAGAACGTGGTTTTACCGCAAGGCGTTTCGCTCTCCTGGTCAGGGCAATTTGAATATCTGGAGCGGGCAACCGCGAAGCTAAAAATAGTGTTGCCGGTGACGTTAATGATTATATTTATACTGCTCTGGCTGACCTTCAAACGGATTGCTGACGTCTTAATAATAATGGGGACATTACCGTTCGCACTTATTGGCGGGGTGTGGTTATTGTGGCTTCTTGAATATAACCTCTCCGTGGCGGGGGCGGTAGGATTTATAGCCCTGTCAGGTGTTGCTGCTGAATTCGGTGTAATTATGGTTCTCTATCTGAATCATGCGCTGGATAAATATCGTGATCGTGAACCTGAGGGCGGAAATGCCATGCTGATGCGCGCAATCCACGAAGGTGCAGTGCTGCGCGTGCGGCCCAAAGTGATGACCGTTGCCACCATTATGGCCGGGTTGCTGCCTGTTATGTGGGGCGGCGGTAGCGGCTCAGAGGTGATGCAGCGCATTGCTGCCCCAATGATTGGTGGAATGATCACCGCCCCGTTATTGTCGATGTTGGTTATTCCGGCACTCTATAAATTGTTACATCAACGTTAA
- the ybeD gene encoding DUF493 family protein YbeD: protein MKTKLNELLEFPTPFTYKVMGLAKPELVDQVVEVVQRHAPGDYSPSVKPSSKGNYHSVSITITATHIEQVETLYEELGNIEIVRMVL from the coding sequence ATGAAAACCAAACTTAACGAACTGCTTGAATTCCCGACCCCATTTACCTACAAAGTAATGGGTCTGGCGAAACCTGAGCTGGTTGATCAGGTGGTTGAAGTGGTACAGCGCCATGCGCCGGGCGACTACTCTCCGTCGGTAAAACCAAGCAGCAAAGGCAACTACCACTCGGTTTCTATTACCATCACTGCGACCCACATTGAGCAGGTCGAGACGCTGTACGAAGAGCTCGGCAATATCGAAATCGTTCGTATGGTGCTGTAG
- the rlpA gene encoding endolytic peptidoglycan transglycosylase RlpA — protein MRKQWLGICIAASLLAACTSDDGQQQATVAPPQPAVCNGPIVEISGADPIYEPLNASANQDYQRDGKSYKIVQDPSRFSQAGFAAIYDAEPGSNLTASGETFDPMQITAAHPTLPIPSYARVTNLANGRMIVVRINDRGPYGNDRVISLSRAAADRLNTSNNTKVRIDPIIVAQDGTLSGPGTACTTVAKQTYALPARPDLSGGMGGASSPAEPVQPQGEVRAISNDTLHSDDSTGAPVKSSGFLGAPTTLASGVLESSEPAPAPVAAPVTQPAPVTAPATTQSAAVSAPAATSGGFVVQVGAVSDQARAQQYQQRLSQQFGVPGRVEQNGAVWRIQMGPFASKSQAASLQQRLQSEAQLQSFITVAK, from the coding sequence ATGCGTAAGCAGTGGCTGGGGATCTGCATCGCTGCAAGTTTACTTGCAGCCTGTACAAGTGATGATGGTCAGCAACAGGCAACCGTCGCGCCGCCGCAGCCTGCGGTCTGCAATGGCCCGATTGTTGAAATCAGTGGTGCCGATCCCATTTATGAACCGCTGAATGCCAGCGCGAACCAGGATTATCAGCGCGACGGCAAAAGCTACAAGATTGTCCAGGACCCTTCCCGGTTCAGTCAGGCAGGCTTTGCCGCCATTTACGATGCTGAGCCAGGGAGTAACCTCACTGCGTCCGGCGAAACGTTCGATCCGATGCAAATCACGGCAGCACACCCAACGCTGCCGATCCCTAGCTACGCGCGTGTTACAAACCTGGCGAACGGCCGTATGATCGTGGTACGCATTAACGATCGCGGTCCCTACGGAAATGACCGGGTGATTTCACTGTCACGCGCTGCTGCTGACCGCCTGAACACGTCAAATAACACCAAAGTTCGTATTGACCCGATTATCGTGGCGCAGGATGGCACGCTCTCCGGTCCGGGTACAGCCTGTACGACCGTGGCGAAACAAACCTACGCCCTGCCCGCACGTCCGGATTTAAGCGGTGGCATGGGTGGAGCCTCCTCTCCGGCAGAGCCTGTTCAACCGCAGGGCGAAGTGCGGGCTATCAGCAATGACACGTTGCATAGCGATGACAGCACGGGTGCGCCGGTGAAAAGCAGCGGCTTCCTCGGTGCCCCAACGACCTTAGCCTCAGGCGTGCTGGAAAGCAGTGAGCCTGCGCCAGCCCCCGTGGCCGCACCTGTAACACAGCCCGCGCCCGTAACGGCTCCAGCCACCACGCAAAGTGCGGCGGTGTCAGCCCCGGCAGCAACCAGCGGTGGCTTTGTGGTACAGGTAGGAGCCGTAAGCGATCAGGCTCGTGCGCAGCAGTATCAGCAGCGTTTGAGCCAGCAGTTCGGCGTGCCTGGACGCGTTGAGCAAAATGGTGCAGTCTGGCGTATTCAGATGGGGCCGTTTGCCAGCAAATCTCAGGCGGCGTCCCTGCAGCAGCGTCTGCAAAGCGAAGCACAACTGCAGTCGTTCATAACCGTTGCAAAGTAA
- a CDS encoding YbeF family transcriptional regulator, translated as MEYNNLPAKRLNEPGGEDKPQIFRTLRNIDLNLLTIFEAVYVHKGIVNAAKILNLTPSAISQSIQKLRAIFPDPLFIRKGQGVTPTAYATHLHEYISQGLESILGALDLTGSYDKQRTITIGTSPSLGVLVMPAIYQAVKQHVPHLLIRNVPVSEAETQLAQFQTDLIIDSNNFSARALGQNVLYVDSLTLVCRQQHPALSQPVTLENLRSYEHASFITEGQGANPLSPRLDELFPERQISFSSYNMFTVAALIGSSDMLCVMPSRLYNLLRKCWPLESISLSQLNVESVEISLHYNKLSLRDPVLENVINVIRQAF; from the coding sequence GTGGAGTATAATAATTTACCAGCTAAACGACTTAATGAACCCGGCGGAGAAGATAAGCCGCAAATTTTTCGGACTTTACGTAATATTGATCTCAATTTGCTGACTATTTTTGAGGCAGTATATGTCCACAAGGGTATCGTTAATGCTGCGAAAATTCTTAATCTCACACCCTCAGCAATTAGCCAGTCAATTCAAAAGCTGCGCGCTATATTTCCCGATCCTTTATTTATTCGTAAAGGCCAGGGTGTCACGCCGACCGCCTACGCTACGCATCTTCATGAGTACATCAGTCAGGGGCTGGAATCGATTCTGGGCGCACTGGATTTAACCGGCAGCTACGACAAGCAAAGAACCATTACCATTGGTACTTCTCCTTCGCTTGGTGTACTGGTGATGCCCGCCATCTACCAGGCCGTAAAACAGCATGTACCACACCTGCTGATACGCAACGTGCCCGTCAGCGAAGCCGAAACGCAGCTGGCGCAATTCCAGACCGATTTAATTATCGACAGCAACAATTTTAGCGCCAGAGCGCTGGGGCAAAATGTCCTCTATGTCGACAGCCTGACGCTTGTTTGTCGTCAACAGCATCCGGCTCTTAGCCAGCCAGTGACTTTAGAGAATCTGCGCAGCTATGAACACGCGTCATTTATTACCGAAGGGCAAGGAGCAAACCCATTAAGCCCGCGTCTTGATGAACTCTTCCCTGAGCGTCAGATCAGCTTCAGCAGTTACAATATGTTTACCGTAGCAGCCCTGATTGGCAGCAGCGACATGCTTTGTGTCATGCCTTCACGCCTCTATAATTTGCTGCGAAAATGCTGGCCGCTGGAGAGCATTTCATTGAGCCAGTTGAATGTCGAATCAGTTGAAATTTCGCTACATTACAACAAGCTAAGCCTGCGCGATCCGGTTCTGGAAAACGTGATCAACGTCATCCGTCAGGCCTTCTGA
- the tatE gene encoding twin-arginine translocase subunit TatE, translated as MGEISITKLLVVAALVVLLFGTKKLRTLGGDLGAAIKGFKKAMNDDDAAAKKSAEDDVPAEKLSHKE; from the coding sequence ATGGGTGAGATTAGTATTACCAAACTGCTGGTGGTTGCCGCACTGGTCGTCCTGTTGTTTGGTACAAAGAAGTTACGCACGCTGGGTGGCGACCTGGGTGCTGCCATTAAAGGCTTTAAGAAAGCGATGAACGACGATGACGCGGCCGCGAAGAAAAGCGCCGAAGATGATGTCCCGGCAGAGAAACTTTCGCACAAAGAGTAA